A section of the Clostridium felsineum DSM 794 genome encodes:
- a CDS encoding glycoside hydrolase family 26 protein, giving the protein MFFKNKFKLVMLSISILIFSLGCFGNGLKVSANRVIKYGAFFADQPTTQGIKDFESLQRKHLDEVNMFINWNTNFSDVKSNFDAVYGDNSTMSLTWEAWGLSNMDIVNGKKDAYIKQMALDMKAYKKNIIIRLFHEGNGNWYDWAVGDSKVNTNETYKAAFRHVVDIFRSVGAANVKWNFNVNCSSVGNGSSYLGQYPGDDYVDTISIDGYNWGTTQSWGSKWQSFDEIFSQPYNALKVKNKPIEISEFSSTEIGGNKAAWYTDAFNQLNSDKYSLINSVVCFSINKETDWRINSSASALRAYIAGIHR; this is encoded by the coding sequence ATGTTTTTTAAAAATAAGTTTAAATTAGTAATGTTATCAATTTCAATATTAATATTTTCCTTAGGTTGCTTTGGAAACGGACTAAAGGTCTCCGCCAATAGGGTAATAAAATACGGAGCCTTTTTTGCAGATCAACCTACAACACAAGGGATAAAGGATTTTGAAAGTTTACAGCGTAAGCATCTTGATGAAGTAAATATGTTCATTAATTGGAATACCAACTTTTCTGATGTAAAATCAAATTTTGATGCTGTATATGGAGACAATTCTACAATGTCACTTACCTGGGAAGCTTGGGGACTTTCTAATATGGATATAGTAAATGGAAAAAAAGATGCATATATAAAACAAATGGCTTTAGATATGAAAGCCTATAAAAAGAATATAATTATAAGATTATTTCATGAAGGCAACGGTAACTGGTATGATTGGGCAGTGGGAGATAGTAAAGTAAATACAAACGAAACATATAAGGCAGCATTTAGACATGTTGTAGACATATTTAGATCAGTAGGAGCGGCTAATGTTAAATGGAATTTCAATGTTAATTGTTCAAGCGTAGGAAATGGTTCAAGCTACTTAGGTCAATATCCAGGTGATGATTATGTAGATACTATATCAATAGATGGATATAATTGGGGAACAACTCAAAGTTGGGGTAGTAAATGGCAATCTTTCGATGAAATATTCTCTCAACCTTACAATGCATTAAAAGTAAAAAATAAGCCAATAGAAATATCTGAGTTTTCATCTACAGAAATAGGTGGAAATAAAGCAGCATGGTATACAGATGCTTTTAATCAATTAAATTCAGATAAATATAGTTTAATAAATTCAGTTGTTTGTTTTAGTATAAATAAAGAAACTGATTGGAGAATAAATTCTAGTGCTTCAGCTTTAAGAGCATATATAGCAGGTATACAC
- a CDS encoding response regulator transcription factor, producing MYSVMIVDDEPLIRTGLNKTVKWEEYGFKVICECSNGEEAIEELRKQKIDFIITDIKMNRVSGIDILRIVRNMKLNTIVVLLSGYDEFSYAQEGLRLGAFDYILKPLNTEKLQNVLVNAYKKLAENDKKSYEFKLNKTISREKILCDLLKGKNLIDMDEYILKYKLPLIKDKVQVAIVEINKLVISSEKLIENDQCNYLERAIDNAIKMEFINKGITHYSIVDGDLGRKFIIVQADWKIEIAVLDNMFTGALKSILRTCNDDLGIVVNIGIGKGYSKIYFLYKSCINAKEALSYKYILGTNRVIHFEELKEMSNRNFIYPEQQEKILVEYIIEGKDDSINILKELIKEIAQVMNFDVFRINIIITQVINNIYTKVLKKYSALKELYNLSEIVKVGFLGNETLSNIEEKLIDNISSLINVIKEYKLNQRNNVVQKACEYILKHVNEDITLTSISNHLNISKNYFCSIFKQQTGENFLEYLTKVKMDRAKILLKNYDYKVYEVSGMLGYKETGYFSKLFKKHTGNTPIEYKKYGK from the coding sequence ATGTATTCGGTCATGATTGTAGATGATGAACCCCTTATTAGAACGGGATTAAATAAAACTGTTAAATGGGAGGAATATGGATTTAAAGTTATATGTGAATGCTCTAATGGTGAAGAAGCAATAGAAGAACTTAGGAAGCAAAAAATTGATTTTATAATTACAGATATCAAAATGAATAGAGTTAGTGGAATAGACATTTTAAGAATTGTAAGGAATATGAAATTAAATACCATTGTGGTACTTTTAAGTGGATATGACGAGTTTTCATATGCTCAAGAGGGCCTTAGGTTAGGAGCTTTTGATTATATATTAAAGCCTTTGAATACTGAAAAACTACAAAATGTATTAGTTAATGCCTATAAAAAATTAGCTGAAAATGATAAAAAAAGTTATGAATTTAAGCTTAATAAAACAATATCTAGAGAAAAGATTTTATGTGATTTATTAAAAGGTAAGAATTTAATTGATATGGATGAGTATATTTTAAAATATAAACTTCCACTAATTAAGGATAAAGTACAGGTAGCAATTGTTGAAATAAATAAGCTTGTTATTAGCAGTGAAAAATTAATTGAAAATGATCAATGTAACTATTTAGAAAGGGCTATTGATAATGCTATTAAAATGGAATTTATAAATAAAGGCATTACACATTATTCTATAGTAGATGGTGATTTGGGAAGAAAATTTATAATTGTACAAGCAGATTGGAAAATTGAAATAGCAGTTTTAGATAATATGTTTACTGGAGCGTTAAAAAGTATTCTTAGGACATGTAATGATGACTTGGGTATAGTAGTTAACATAGGAATTGGAAAAGGGTATAGTAAAATATATTTTTTATATAAAAGTTGTATAAATGCAAAAGAAGCTTTAAGTTATAAATATATTTTAGGAACCAATAGGGTTATTCACTTTGAAGAATTAAAAGAGATGAGTAATAGAAATTTTATTTATCCTGAGCAGCAAGAAAAGATTCTAGTAGAATACATAATTGAAGGTAAAGATGATTCAATTAATATACTAAAAGAACTGATAAAAGAAATAGCGCAAGTAATGAACTTTGACGTATTTAGAATTAACATCATAATTACTCAGGTTATAAATAATATTTATACTAAAGTGTTAAAAAAGTATAGTGCATTAAAAGAATTGTACAATTTAAGCGAAATTGTTAAAGTAGGATTTTTGGGTAATGAAACTTTAAGTAATATTGAAGAAAAGCTTATAGATAATATATCCTCACTTATAAATGTTATAAAGGAATATAAGTTAAATCAAAGAAATAATGTAGTTCAAAAGGCATGTGAGTATATTCTTAAGCATGTTAATGAAGACATTACACTAACCTCCATTTCAAATCATTTAAATATAAGTAAGAATTATTTTTGTTCAATATTTAAGCAGCAAACAGGGGAAAACTTTTTAGAATATTTGACTAAAGTTAAGATGGATAGAGCAAAGATACTTTTAAAAAATTATGATTATAAAGTATATGAAGTAAGCGGCATGTTGGGATACAAAGAAACAGGATATTTTAGCAAACTTTTTAAGAAGCATACAGGAAATACTCCTATTGAATATAAGAAGTATGGGAAATAA
- a CDS encoding sensor histidine kinase: MRDYIILFIKNVRDFFIKKNLMKKLIITYILVIAVPIMFFSVYTFKSLEVNAKKDAINKHSYELNVEYSDIEKNIYIMRNVLSAVKNNEDVMNYIDPHKSTDLKELIKFNDVTYKEITNLQNNNPNIRQINIFTNNPEVNEIWPLIYSEKRIIGDKWYKNTLDKDGAAYWNINQCDNDIKKDSLEDQDNGELIVSLNKEIKSQSSKDIGIIRITMLSKNFFPNMFNNDKLNNSQIFIFNTRTLDLITNENNIILKRLHFDRKLFKKSIMGKLKDSKGDISYSQGNEKYILLYMESPLASDYLICVIPLNNITKSVAYSRKALLSESLLLLLLLSIIIYFVTKIILKRLYLILNSIRQIRTGNLEVDIPVYGSDEIGVLAHNFREMMKKIDELIKENIKKEVIGKETELRALKSQINAHFLFNTLENIRVMSLVEGNYVVADSLVSLADMMRYNIKWDNDFVSLNEELNHIKKYISLMTLRYEYCINLHVDIDENFCQLKIPKLIIQPLVENAVNHGLREKLRKKDGNIYISVREDGDYLNLNVMDDGKGMNKEEIHILYEHINGKVHEKLGLGIKNVNDRIRLFYGKNSGVYIEAEKESYSKFIIKLYNKDENSI; this comes from the coding sequence ATGAGAGATTATATTATATTGTTTATAAAAAATGTTAGAGATTTTTTTATAAAAAAGAACTTAATGAAAAAGCTAATAATTACTTATATATTGGTTATTGCAGTTCCTATAATGTTTTTTTCTGTATATACCTTTAAATCTCTTGAGGTTAATGCTAAAAAAGATGCAATAAATAAGCATAGTTATGAACTTAATGTTGAATATAGTGATATTGAAAAAAATATATATATTATGAGAAATGTTTTAAGTGCAGTAAAAAATAATGAGGATGTTATGAATTATATTGATCCTCACAAAAGTACAGATTTAAAAGAACTTATAAAATTTAATGATGTAACGTACAAGGAGATAACAAATTTACAGAATAATAATCCAAATATTAGGCAAATAAATATATTTACTAACAATCCAGAGGTTAATGAAATTTGGCCATTAATATATAGTGAAAAACGAATTATAGGAGATAAATGGTACAAAAACACATTAGATAAGGATGGAGCTGCATATTGGAATATAAATCAATGTGATAACGATATCAAAAAGGATTCTTTAGAAGATCAAGATAATGGTGAATTAATAGTTTCGCTAAATAAAGAAATTAAATCTCAAAGTAGTAAGGATATAGGCATAATAAGAATCACTATGTTATCAAAAAACTTTTTTCCTAACATGTTTAATAATGATAAATTAAATAATAGTCAAATATTTATTTTCAATACAAGAACTTTAGATTTAATAACAAATGAGAATAATATTATTTTGAAAAGATTACATTTTGATAGAAAGCTATTTAAAAAATCTATTATGGGAAAGTTAAAGGACAGTAAAGGAGATATATCATACAGCCAAGGAAATGAAAAATATATTCTACTTTATATGGAATCACCTCTAGCAAGTGACTATTTGATATGTGTTATACCTTTAAATAATATTACTAAAAGTGTAGCATATTCAAGGAAAGCTTTATTATCTGAAAGTTTGTTACTACTACTACTATTATCAATTATCATATATTTTGTTACAAAAATTATATTAAAAAGATTGTATTTAATCCTAAACTCAATTAGGCAAATAAGAACTGGAAACTTAGAAGTGGATATACCCGTATATGGCAGTGATGAAATAGGTGTATTGGCCCATAATTTTAGAGAAATGATGAAAAAAATAGATGAATTGATAAAAGAAAATATCAAAAAGGAAGTCATTGGCAAAGAAACGGAGTTAAGAGCATTAAAAAGTCAAATAAATGCACATTTTTTATTTAATACGCTGGAGAATATAAGGGTAATGTCATTAGTTGAAGGGAATTATGTAGTTGCAGATTCATTAGTTTCGTTAGCAGATATGATGAGATATAACATAAAATGGGACAATGATTTTGTGTCTTTAAATGAAGAATTAAATCATATTAAGAAGTATATTTCATTAATGACTTTGAGATATGAATATTGTATAAATTTACATGTTGATATAGATGAAAATTTTTGTCAGTTAAAAATACCTAAGTTAATAATTCAGCCATTAGTAGAGAATGCAGTTAATCACGGCCTTCGTGAAAAATTAAGAAAAAAGGATGGTAATATTTATATATCAGTTAGAGAAGATGGAGATTATTTGAATTTAAATGTAATGGATGATGGAAAAGGAATGAATAAAGAAGAAATACATATTTTATATGAACATATTAATGGAAAGGTGCATGAAAAACTTGGTTTGGGCATTAAAAATGTAAATGATAGAATAAGACTTTTTTATGGCAAAAATAGTGGTGTTTATATAGAAGCTGAAAAAGAAAGTTATTCGAAATTTATAATTAAATTGTATAATAAAGATGAGAATTCCATTTAG
- a CDS encoding extracellular solute-binding protein has product MKLKYRKRFKVISVLIILLILFMLFNIYRRYYRNTDKEKNKLNGQVYRSDISPITFDWYINYPGITTKWGNNFISKYVTNKTGVSLNFIIPSGDETENLNAMIDRGKLPDFITLNAWDDECKKFTKEKLVLSLDKLAKKYDTYFLKIANKQKLEWYKQNDGHVYCYPNFSLNVKDKDDYREDNPSNQTFLVRKDIYEAIGKPDMRTPEGFLNALEKAKEKYPTVEDKTMIPLGMDEFDDLGNLSLDSILPDFLAVPFEKEGKIYDRRTDPEYITWLRTLRKANELGLLSKDIFVDKKGQIKEKIADGRYFSLLYQRTDMVDEQLHLYKMDKNKIYIPVCGPANSKLDEPRLPSDSISGWTVTFISKDCKNPKRAIKFLSYLISEEGNKDLFLGKEGVLWKYINGKEQFKPEVINLLNNDRKAFYEKYGAEKTYWMLMDTDFINKWESAKPKAIQILESWPKGKTYNFSVYDQINPYADTEEGAVYEKINYKWKNTLKNLLTSKSDNEFNQIFSDFLTYEKNEGYSKVQAYQQKKFEENKRKLNISK; this is encoded by the coding sequence ATGAAATTAAAATACAGAAAAAGGTTCAAAGTTATTAGTGTTTTAATAATACTTCTTATACTTTTTATGTTGTTTAATATATATAGAAGATATTATAGAAATACTGATAAAGAAAAGAATAAATTGAATGGACAAGTATATAGATCAGATATTTCGCCTATAACTTTTGATTGGTATATTAATTATCCAGGAATTACTACTAAATGGGGAAATAATTTTATATCTAAATATGTTACAAATAAAACAGGAGTAAGTCTGAACTTTATTATTCCAAGTGGAGATGAAACAGAAAATTTAAACGCTATGATAGATAGAGGTAAGTTACCGGATTTTATAACTTTGAATGCTTGGGATGATGAATGCAAAAAATTTACAAAAGAAAAATTAGTTTTGTCACTTGATAAGCTTGCAAAAAAATATGATACATATTTTTTAAAAATTGCTAACAAACAAAAATTAGAGTGGTATAAGCAAAATGATGGACATGTATATTGTTATCCCAACTTTTCCTTGAATGTAAAAGATAAGGATGATTATAGAGAAGACAATCCCTCTAATCAAACTTTTTTGGTGAGAAAAGATATATATGAAGCTATAGGAAAACCAGATATGAGGACTCCAGAAGGTTTCTTAAATGCTTTAGAAAAAGCCAAGGAAAAATATCCTACTGTAGAGGATAAAACAATGATACCCTTAGGAATGGATGAATTTGATGATTTAGGTAATTTGTCATTAGATAGTATCTTACCTGATTTTTTAGCAGTACCATTTGAGAAGGAAGGTAAGATTTATGACAGAAGAACTGACCCCGAATATATAACATGGTTAAGAACGTTAAGAAAAGCTAATGAACTTGGATTGCTTTCGAAAGATATATTTGTTGATAAGAAGGGGCAAATTAAGGAAAAAATTGCTGATGGAAGATATTTTTCCTTGCTTTATCAAAGAACAGATATGGTTGATGAACAATTACACTTATATAAAATGGATAAAAACAAAATTTATATACCTGTTTGTGGACCAGCAAATTCAAAACTTGATGAGCCTAGATTACCTTCTGATAGTATATCAGGATGGACTGTTACATTTATTTCAAAAGATTGTAAGAATCCAAAGAGGGCAATAAAATTTCTTAGTTATTTAATAAGTGAGGAGGGTAATAAAGATTTATTTCTAGGTAAAGAGGGTGTTTTGTGGAAATATATTAATGGAAAAGAGCAATTTAAACCTGAAGTAATCAATTTATTAAATAATGATAGAAAAGCATTTTATGAAAAATATGGAGCTGAGAAAACTTATTGGATGCTTATGGATACTGATTTTATAAATAAATGGGAATCGGCTAAACCAAAAGCAATACAGATATTGGAGAGTTGGCCAAAGGGAAAAACTTATAACTTTTCTGTATACGATCAAATTAATCCATATGCAGATACTGAAGAAGGCGCGGTGTATGAAAAAATAAATTATAAATGGAAAAATACATTGAAAAATTTGCTTACATCAAAAAGTGATAACGAATTTAATCAAATATTTAGCGATTTTTTGACTTATGAAAAAAATGAAGGATATTCAAAGGTACAAGCCTATCAGCAAAAAAAATTCGAAGAAAATAAAAGAAAACTTAATATAAGTAAGTGA
- a CDS encoding CDIF630_02480 family spore surface protein gives MNKKDKIQNERRTPIEKHDTAAWANIDEEKPVSKVSIPSNFDVDNAKDYVDSNQK, from the coding sequence GTGAACAAAAAAGATAAAATTCAAAATGAACGTCGTACACCAATAGAAAAGCATGACACTGCAGCTTGGGCAAATATAGATGAAGAGAAGCCAGTGTCAAAAGTATCAATTCCAAGTAATTTTGATGTGGATAATGCTAAGGATTATGTAGATTCTAATCAAAAGTAA
- a CDS encoding SpoIID/LytB domain-containing protein has translation MQKRRLKLLSGFTVMAVTLSYFPLFGGMKVLAYKNQAYFNDLKIGLVTMTNQTISIKLNGDYMLNGTLIPSQSTLNLSVNGSGIALNGTIYPYISLTPNNSSNLITITSGSQTYSYPGNFVFNVSGGKILPIDSTSMESYLKGVVGFEMSDYFPMEALKSQAVASRTYALNNLGAKANLGYDFDDTINYQTYRGSVPSDTHIIQAVDLTKGQVVTYNDNLINAVFSASHGGYTEDVKNVWGSSSPYLISKPDIYNNQTVDNGSWSQGNKTFSNATIDATLKSKGYLASTDNFVSIDLNSITRYISGRVSSLTITYKDSTGTLKSKAITSDKCRTFLNLQSSMWYLSYDSTKGIYTFSGKGYGHGLGMSQIGASQRATLGQSYKDILGFYYNNSIVDSVIKYAKLASYTNNTTNNQIYLGQTVNYNATGQDGYGSYLFKFGVIKDGALLSETNYSSNSSFAFTPSNSGNYQVYVKIKDIYSDKDFDDTLSTALSVQAIPAVNIDSFTEDTTDAIVSQKTINFNASASGGSTLGYMYRYDISKDGAIVQSTDYSSSPAFTINPNVSGTYTATLYVKDTLSKADFDSKQSLNFTLYNVPSVQSINLSKIELLQGQSTTFTPMVTGGSQNYLYKYEIYRDETLVTTQDFSSDSNFSYSPATFGDYSVKLYVKDALSTNSYDSVASANFKTYASPILSSFILDNEQLISGNSANLSADVSGGSGNSSYSFAVYNNGSLVTNTPYNANNNFSFTPGTGGIYQIYVYAKDALEEALYSVMGSTSLTVFNPVKISRTTASGYMLDGSPITLTSTTSDGSSSGIKYRYEVYKNGVLVSSNLYSISPNFTFTPSTFGSYTVKTFVKDNLSSSSFDSEKDFSINVNKAPLSMNVPLNYGTTSNDVVSLQNALIYLGYNISSATGYYGTQTKAAISLIQSQNSLPTTGNVDAATLYTINSQLSNKAGNALLNFSTLPLNYGTTSNDVVSLQNALIYLGSNISSATGYYGTQTKAAVSLIQSQNSLSATGNVDAATLKVINNMLINKPQTKVLNF, from the coding sequence ATGCAAAAGAGACGCTTGAAATTACTTTCAGGGTTCACTGTAATGGCTGTTACCCTTTCGTATTTTCCACTTTTCGGTGGAATGAAGGTATTGGCTTACAAAAATCAAGCTTATTTTAACGACCTTAAAATAGGTTTAGTTACAATGACTAATCAGACAATAAGTATTAAATTAAATGGAGATTATATGTTAAACGGAACCCTTATTCCCTCTCAATCTACATTAAATTTATCAGTAAACGGCAGTGGAATAGCCCTTAATGGAACTATTTATCCATACATTAGCCTTACTCCTAATAATTCTTCTAATTTGATTACTATAACAAGCGGCAGTCAAACATATAGTTATCCAGGAAACTTTGTTTTTAATGTTAGTGGCGGCAAAATTTTGCCTATAGATTCTACTTCTATGGAATCTTACTTAAAGGGTGTTGTAGGCTTTGAAATGTCCGATTATTTTCCCATGGAAGCTTTAAAATCTCAGGCAGTTGCATCAAGAACCTACGCTTTAAATAATTTAGGCGCCAAGGCTAATTTAGGTTATGATTTTGATGATACAATTAACTATCAAACTTATAGAGGTTCTGTCCCAAGTGATACTCATATAATCCAAGCTGTTGATTTAACAAAAGGACAAGTTGTTACTTATAATGACAACCTTATAAATGCAGTTTTTTCTGCTTCCCATGGAGGATATACAGAAGATGTTAAAAACGTATGGGGCTCCTCTTCGCCATATTTAATTTCTAAACCTGATATTTATAATAACCAAACTGTTGATAACGGCTCATGGTCTCAAGGAAATAAAACCTTTTCCAATGCAACTATAGATGCCACTTTAAAAAGTAAGGGGTATCTGGCATCAACAGACAATTTTGTAAGTATAGATTTAAATTCTATAACAAGATATATAAGCGGCAGAGTTTCCAGTTTAACTATAACTTATAAGGATTCTACTGGAACATTAAAATCCAAAGCCATAACCTCAGATAAGTGCAGAACCTTTTTAAATCTTCAAAGCTCTATGTGGTATTTAAGCTATGATAGTACTAAAGGAATCTATACCTTCAGTGGAAAAGGTTATGGTCACGGACTTGGAATGAGTCAAATAGGTGCTTCTCAGCGTGCAACCTTAGGTCAAAGTTATAAGGATATTTTAGGCTTTTACTACAATAACTCAATTGTAGACAGTGTTATAAAATATGCCAAGCTTGCTTCTTACACAAATAATACTACCAATAATCAAATTTATTTAGGACAAACTGTAAATTATAACGCTACAGGTCAAGATGGCTACGGAAGTTACCTATTTAAATTTGGAGTTATTAAAGATGGCGCTCTCTTAAGCGAAACAAACTACAGCTCAAATAGCAGTTTTGCTTTTACTCCTTCAAATTCAGGAAACTATCAGGTTTATGTAAAAATAAAAGATATATATTCTGATAAAGATTTTGACGATACTCTCTCAACTGCTTTAAGCGTACAAGCAATACCTGCTGTTAATATTGACAGTTTTACAGAAGATACAACTGACGCAATAGTTTCCCAAAAAACTATAAACTTTAACGCCTCAGCTTCTGGTGGAAGTACTCTTGGTTATATGTATAGATATGATATCTCTAAAGATGGAGCAATAGTTCAAAGTACAGATTACAGCTCAAGTCCAGCCTTTACAATAAATCCTAATGTTTCTGGTACATATACTGCTACCTTATACGTAAAGGATACTCTTTCAAAGGCAGACTTTGATTCAAAACAAAGCTTGAATTTCACTCTATATAATGTTCCTTCTGTGCAAAGTATAAATTTAAGTAAAATAGAATTGCTTCAAGGACAAAGTACTACTTTTACACCTATGGTAACAGGGGGGTCTCAAAATTATTTGTATAAATATGAAATTTATCGTGATGAAACCTTAGTTACTACACAAGATTTTTCCTCTGATAGTAATTTTTCATATTCACCAGCTACCTTTGGAGATTACTCAGTTAAATTGTATGTTAAGGATGCACTGTCTACTAACTCTTATGATTCAGTAGCTTCTGCAAACTTTAAAACCTATGCTTCACCTATTTTGAGCAGTTTCATCTTAGATAATGAGCAACTTATATCTGGTAATTCTGCAAACCTTAGTGCTGATGTTTCAGGCGGTTCTGGAAACTCTTCCTATAGTTTTGCAGTATATAATAACGGCTCACTAGTTACTAATACCCCTTACAATGCTAATAATAATTTTTCGTTTACTCCAGGTACTGGAGGCATTTATCAAATTTATGTTTATGCTAAAGATGCATTAGAAGAGGCACTTTATAGTGTTATGGGCAGTACTTCGCTTACAGTATTTAATCCTGTTAAAATATCTCGCACAACTGCAAGTGGCTATATGTTAGACGGAAGTCCTATTACCCTTACTTCAACTACCTCTGACGGAAGTAGCTCTGGAATCAAATACAGATATGAAGTATACAAGAATGGAGTACTTGTTTCCTCTAATTTATACAGTATTTCTCCAAATTTCACTTTTACACCAAGTACCTTTGGAAGTTATACTGTAAAAACCTTTGTTAAAGATAATTTAAGCAGTAGTTCCTTTGATTCTGAAAAAGATTTTTCAATAAATGTAAACAAAGCACCTTTATCTATGAATGTTCCTTTAAACTATGGAACTACAAGTAATGATGTTGTAAGCCTTCAAAATGCTTTGATTTATCTAGGTTATAATATATCAAGTGCTACTGGCTATTATGGAACTCAAACAAAAGCTGCTATTAGTTTAATTCAGAGTCAAAATTCACTACCTACTACCGGAAACGTGGATGCCGCTACTTTATATACTATAAATAGCCAGTTATCCAATAAAGCTGGAAATGCCCTTTTGAATTTTAGCACTTTACCTTTGAATTATGGAACTACAAGTAATGATGTTGTAAGCCTTCAAAATGCTTTAATTTATTTAGGCTCTAATATATCAAGTGCTACTGGTTATTATGGAACCCAAACAAAAGCTGCCGTTAGCTTAATCCAAAGTCAAAATTCACTTTCTGCTACTGGAAATGTGGATGCTGCTACTCTTAAGGTTATAAATAACATGCTTATAAATAAACCTCAAACTAAAGTTTTAAATTTCTAA
- a CDS encoding DUF6790 family protein: MRFFVFWLLGIVVGVVTTLTNPAIKNVHLIVTNLLFYQLVITVTLAGIQGFIGHVLMSDMVAEYIGWQKGSPFQKELGYSELGMGISGVLCIWMSKDSWLAIIVIFCTLFLGATVVHIKEMIKNKNFNAGNSFVVLPDVIIPVTLIVLYIIRYFS, encoded by the coding sequence ATGAGATTTTTTGTTTTTTGGTTGTTAGGTATTGTTGTAGGGGTTGTAACAACACTAACTAATCCTGCAATAAAAAATGTACACTTAATAGTAACAAATTTATTATTTTATCAACTTGTAATAACAGTAACGTTGGCTGGTATTCAAGGCTTTATAGGACATGTACTCATGTCTGATATGGTGGCAGAATATATTGGATGGCAAAAGGGAAGCCCATTTCAAAAAGAATTAGGATATAGTGAATTAGGAATGGGAATTTCCGGTGTATTATGTATTTGGATGAGTAAGGATTCATGGTTAGCTATAATAGTTATATTCTGTACATTGTTCCTAGGAGCTACGGTGGTACACATAAAAGAAATGATAAAAAATAAAAATTTTAATGCAGGAAATTCGTTTGTTGTTTTACCAGATGTAATTATACCAGTAACATTGATTGTGCTTTATATTATTAGATATTTTAGCTAA
- a CDS encoding MerR family transcriptional regulator → MDKELFSIGEFSKICAVSIQALRYYDKIGILKPKSIDKETGYRFYSDRQIVIVMIIKQMASLGLSLKEIGEFLHKNDMEDIKYLFKEKRKIIREKINELVYADKSFQLYIDNINMRNGADFSCIEIKKIPPRKVIYFRNIIKLNETGFSKLFNEANKMPSRKKWLTKGSYIAIYHGKRVLGEPCDIEVCMEIEEEIIGKEKTKTISGGYYLCKMHLGAHKNKPKTYSQLIDYANENKLRIIGEPVEVYHVDISITRNSDEFITEIQIPIENVLTL, encoded by the coding sequence ATGGACAAAGAACTATTTTCAATAGGTGAATTCTCAAAAATATGTGCTGTTTCAATTCAAGCCTTAAGATATTATGATAAAATTGGTATTTTAAAGCCTAAGAGTATAGATAAAGAAACGGGATATAGATTCTATAGCGATAGACAAATTGTTATTGTTATGATAATTAAACAAATGGCATCACTAGGTTTGTCTTTAAAGGAAATAGGCGAATTTTTACATAAAAATGATATGGAAGATATAAAATATTTATTCAAAGAAAAAAGGAAGATAATTAGAGAGAAGATTAATGAATTAGTGTATGCAGATAAAAGTTTTCAGCTATATATTGATAATATTAATATGAGAAATGGAGCGGATTTTTCATGTATAGAAATAAAAAAAATACCTCCAAGAAAGGTTATTTATTTTAGAAACATTATAAAATTGAATGAAACTGGTTTTTCTAAATTGTTTAATGAAGCTAACAAAATGCCTTCAAGAAAAAAATGGTTAACCAAAGGCAGCTATATTGCCATATACCACGGAAAAAGAGTTTTAGGAGAACCATGTGATATTGAAGTATGCATGGAAATTGAAGAAGAAATTATAGGAAAAGAAAAGACTAAAACAATAAGTGGAGGATACTATTTATGCAAAATGCATTTAGGTGCGCATAAAAATAAACCGAAAACTTATAGTCAATTAATAGATTATGCAAACGAAAATAAACTTAGAATAATAGGAGAACCTGTGGAAGTATATCATGTAGATATTTCGATAACTAGAAATTCTGATGAGTTTATTACGGAAATTCAAATTCCAATAGAAAATGTATTGACTCTATAG